The window CTAGGGCTGTCCACCCCGCGTCCTGTATAAACCAGCTTCTGATTTTCATCGAATATATAGAAATGAGGCGTCCGTAAAGCGCCATAAGCCAGCGCGGTTTCTTGGGATTCATCTCTGAGGTATACCCGTGGAAATTGATGCTCTTCCATATACGTTACCATGTGGTCAAAGGAATCCTCCGGCTTCGTGTTCACACTATTAGCGTTAATGCCAACGAATCGCACACCTTGCTCTTTGAACCGATTGGCCGTTTCCCGAGTGATTTCATTTGAACCAATGACATAAGGGCAATGATTACATGTGAAACTTTAAATATAGTACCATAAGTCACTTTACCGCACCTATGTACTTTTGCAAACTATCCTCAACACATTCGGCAATTAATTGTACGAATGGTTTTAAATTTTTCCCCATGCTTGCTAATTCTAAAGTTTCATAATATTTCAAACGAGCATCATTTGCAGCTTTAACAATAGCCGGTGGAAATCCGTATTTCATTAAAATTAAATTCATTAAAAGTCGCGCAGTACGCCCATTACCATCAGAAAATGGATGGATGTATACAAAACGGAAATGGAATTCCGCTGCTAATTCAACTGGATGCAATTTATCTTTGTGTTCATCATACCATTGAATCAACTGTTCCATTTTTTCCGCGAGAACTGAAAAGTTTGGAGGGGTATGCCCAGAGCCTGATATCAAAACGTTGATCATCCGATATCGCCCTGCATTCTCATCGTCAATGTTTTTAAGTACTAGATGATGAATTGATTTTATGACATACTCAGTCAATTCCATGTTTCTATTTACTACATCTTGTACGTAATAAATCGCTTCTGAATGGTTAACGACTTCAAAATGCTCACGCAGCTTTTTTCCACCTATTGTTAAACCTTCTTCTAAAACCAATTTGGTTTCTAAAAGTGTTAATGTGTTACCTTCAATCGCATTAGAGTTGTACGTCCATTCGACCCGATAAACTTGTTCCAAATTTCTTACAGCAGCCGCTGGCAAAGGACGTAATTCATCTAATTCACTTTTTAAAAGATCTATTTTACCAAAGGTCATATTGCCCCTCCCTACTTTTATTACCATTATATCACAGTTAAAAAGCATCCAATCCATCTTATACACTCAACCCAAGTTTTTTACCCATTAAAAATGTTCAAAATTGCACTACCATACTTCCCAACCTTTACCTTCCCAAAACCCTTTACCTCTAATAATTCATTTTCAGTTCTTGGATATTTAGCAATCATATCATCCATCTCAGCATTGTTAAAAATATAATACGCCTTGATTTGCTCCTCTCTTGATGTTTGTAGCCTGAATGTTGTCAGTTCTTCACGAAGCGTATCTTCATTTCTTCTTTGTACGTTATTAGTTGAGAGTTGATATTTTGCTTCGAAATCCATATCTATTGGAGTATTAAGCTTGATTAGCAAGCTAGCAATATCATACATATCCTTCTCTGCCAGATCATATTGATTTGCCTTATCATTGTACTTTTGACAAAGATCGAGGTACTGCGAGTGTTCTGATTCTAATTTAAAGTCAATCTCAAACTTAGAGATAATAGTAATCAAAGACTCAATGTTTTTTTCTTTTCAGGCGTGAGTTCTCTATTCATCCGACTGTATCATTTCCTTCCTTGCACTAGTTAATTTATTGTTCCACGAACTCTAGTAACTAATTCTTATTGACTATAGGCCATGTGATATAAATGAAATCATCTTATTTATAAAGTTACTCCAAATCGATCCCCAAAACACTACTACCCAAATCCAAATGCTCCCGATCCAGCGTCACGCGGACCTTACCCACACGCCGCTTCTCCCGCCATTCCTGCAGTTCTTCCTCCGTCTCCAAACGCAGTTCAGAGACCTCCTTCGCCCTGTTAAGCATATAATCCGTCGTATACAGAATCCGATAAATCCCATGCCCCGCAGCAACTATAGCCTTCTCCCTTTTGACCCACTCCCCCACCCCAAACACAACATAAAGCTCATCCGTCGCACCTCGACTAGAGGGGATAGCCGTTATCGCAGACCGTGGAACAACCTTCCACTCTCTCACTCTTCCATACCACGAAATGCCCGCATCATCCGCACCGAACAAACGAATCGACTGATACAACGCGACGAATTCCAATCTCGTCAACACCTTATGGTCGGTTATACTCCGCAAAGGCGTATGGTAAAATCCATGCTCCAAAGCATCATCCAACTGTGACTTCTTACTCAAAGCCCCAACCAACACATTTTTCCCAGATAGCTTGTTCCCGTAATACTCCTTCGTCCCTCGCGGCCTCGTCGTCCGCTCATAGGCTCTCTCCGGACTATCCATGATAATCTCGTCCAGGAACTTCTCCATCAAGCTCGTCGAATTCGGCAAAAATGGAAAAGCTCCAATATTAATGAGCTCCACACTTTTATAGAACTTATGCAGCTGGAACCGCTCCTCATCATGATAGGGAAACAACACATAAGCCCCAAACATGCTCCGCTCGTACTCTTTCCCCTGCCCCTCCGAATACACAATCGCATCCCGATAGCGGTGCATCGTATTAATATCATCCTCTTCCGGCCCCGGCATCCGGTACCTCTCGAAGTAAGGCGTACCCTCATAAGCAGGATTAATGCGATATTTGGCATCGAAAATGTATTTATACTCCGCCGCGGCGTCGTTCTTTTTCAAAGTTAGGACATTATCTGGTCGCTGGGACAGAGTCGGACTCCGATCCCCTTTGGGCAGCGCATTATAAAACAGCGTAAAAATCTCCCCGTTCAACGGGTTTTTATACACCATCTTCGCCTGCTGGGACTTATCCAATGTGACGAACAGCCCACTCCGATTGATTTTGATAATGTCTTGTTTGAGCAGCTCATACTTTTTGCTTAAAAGATGGTGAATCTTCAAGAAACACCAATATTCATAGAGCTGAGCCAAATCTTTCATCGATAATCGGAAAAGATCATTCTGAATCGACAAACCTTTTAACAGCATTAAATAATAACGGTATACCTCACGGTACCCTGATGCCATTTGCAAAACCAAAGAAATAGACAGCTGCCTCATCTCGCCAACATCCAAAAAATCATGCTGTAACAGCCGCTGAACCTGACTCTGCATAAGATTAAGCTTCTTCGTAAGATTAGGATCTTCCACACGACTTTTTTGAGCTAAACGCGTTTTAACATCCTTAAGCTTCTGCCCAATGCGTAAAAGCACCCATTTCACGAAGCGATTCTCAGCCGTATCATAATGAACATGGCGTCTAGTCTCAAGCAAGTGAGTCGGTGTAAACCGCTGGCCCTCTACCTGAATGACCCCGTTCACCGGATCCTTAGCTAATAGATGTGGGCGCTTGTTTAGGAAGGCAATGTTCTCTTTTCCGGCTCTTTTCACACGTGCAGCGTCTACCAGCCGATTCTCGCTTTGAAGCTTAGAATGTGGCGATAGTTTGATTCTCTCAACAGCCTGCACAAGCTGCGTAAATACATGCTGCAAAATCGTAAAATACTCCGTCAAACTCTGATGATTCGTTTCTTTTAACCCCGTCAGGTTATACGTTTTCCGCAGAAAATCGAAGGAAAGATTATAAATCTGTTCATTAACATCGTTAAGGATCATCTGGTAGTCATTTTTATAATCGATTTTCGATGGAAAAATCTCTAACTGGAGACGAAAAATAGCCTCACCATTCAATCGAAGCTCAAGTTCAGAGAGTCCCACTTCATTTTGAAAATTAAGAATCCCTGATAAAATCATCTTCCCCAGCGGCTTAATCGCCTGTCTCACATGGATATTGTCGTGGTAAAAGGTTAATGCAATATCCGCCTTCTTTTCAATGACCAGTTCATAGGCCTGCGTTTCATAAAAAGTCGGCGTACACACTTCGCCCGAACTCCAAGTTGTCATCGCCCTGTTTTCAAGAGAGAAAACAGAAATAGAATCTATGACCAACGAATCCACCAGCGGCGCAGCGTGAAAATGGGCATCCACCCACTCCTCATCCACATTACGATGGAGATTCAAAGTTTCAACCGTGGGATGGAACGGCTTGCCCTGAATATAGAGATTGAACAGATTCGTCTCGATTCGCAGCAATTCCGTGCTTTGATTAAGAGAGCCAGTATGAGGTAAAGCCATCTTCTTCTAACCTCCGCAGCATGAAGGCGATTTTCCTTGCACTTTGTGGATATTTGGACGCTGCTAACGTCTCCGGAGAGAGATAAAGCTTAGAGGCATCCTCCATATACTCCGTAATAGGTAAGCTACGATCCTGCGCCACCTGCATCAATTGAAGCAAAGCTTTTTTCACAGACGAATTACTCCCCTGAATCCGAGGCAAAATCTTCTGCAACAACTGCATATCGAATGCCGCTTCCTTACTGAGCAAAGCAAACCGATCATTATAAATCATGTAAAAACAGACCGCATCCCGGATCCGAAACCCTACGTGCGAATGAATCTGCTCCAAAATCCCATTGATTTCCACCAATAACTCAGTCGTCTCTTCCGTTAACTGCTTATAGTCACGATAAACATCAACCAATTGCAAATATTCGCTTCGCAATAATGAATTAGGAGGAACAGCAGCGCCTTCACTAGCCGGCATTCCTTCACCCGTTGGATATTGTCCAAGATCAATGTAATTAAACTCGATCGTGTTGGCGCGGTCTAATACCTTTTTGCTAAAAGGATGCGTCGTCTCATCCATATTCACCGTTCCAACAATGTAAACATTATCTGGCAGATGGAGGTTGCCGTACACTTGCTTATCTGACTCATTTTGCAGGGAGTCTCTATGTATGAGCGGCGTTGTTACAATCCGATGGTTATCCCACTCTTGCGTCTCAAGCACACTCAGTAAATCACTGAAATAATGCTCAACCCTAGCCAAATTCATCTCATCCAAGCATATAAAATAGGGCTTATGCTGATTACTCGGCTTTGAAGCCTCAACCAACACCTCCGTTAACTTCCCAGGTCGAAAAACACCTGACAAATCCTTGTAACCCAACAGATCAGAAGGATCGCTCCAGTCCGGGCGGACTGGAATTAATGAGAATTGGCCATTACTCGCGGTTGCTCCTACTGCCTCAGCGAATAGCTTCATGAGCTTTGTTTTGCCAGTGCCGGAGACACCTGCCAGAATGACGAAAGGCTTTGCTTTTAGGGATAAGAAGAAGTTCTCGATCCAGTGATCGGGGTACATAAACCCTTTGCTGGCGATGAAGTTCTTGATCGTGGCTATTCGCTCGATTACTGTTAGTGCATCCACAAGAGGTGTCTCCTCCCACTCTATATACGTGTACTGCTGACCTGATTTGATAACAAATTTCAATATCTCTAGCCAGTTGAGCATAAAAATAGACCGTTGTTTTTGGGTAACTTCTCCCCAAGTCTGTAGCATGCCAAGAGCATTGATAAACATAGGAGCGAATTGATCTAAGGTGAAAGATCCTAGCTCCTTACAGATTTCAATGGCTTTATTGATGCTTCTAACAAGTGGGGTTTGCCCTTCAGCGTTATTTAGCTGGTCGCGAATTAGCCTGACTTGCGTATCACTTAAAGTCCATTTATTTTCGTTAAAATGGTTCGCGTATTCCTGACCTAGATCAGTTAATGAGAACTGGTTCTCATTTATAGACAATAAGCCTAAATCTTGCAAGGCTCGTCCCAGATGCCTGACTCTCTCTTTTGGATGCTTCACATCGTCTCCAGAAAGAAGAACAGTGCCTTGATTTGAGATCAATTGATCTAAAGAGATAGCATTGGGTCTATGATCATATAGGTATTTTAAAATGCCTTGCCCGGCATATAAATGACTGATCGTATAATTGAAGCTGATCATTTGCTCGGGTTCATCATTTTGATTGAGTACTTTGTTTACATATTCGTTATAGTTAGTAACCGCATTGTTTAAGTCCGCAATTAGCTGTTCGTCATATGGAAGATGCTCCGAATCGTAACGGTAATAGGCAACCGTAGATACTTGATAATCTTGGCCTAGACCGCCAGATGTTAAGTAGATGGCAGCGTCTTTGACCATTCCTTCAAGTGGGAGCAGATGACGTATACCTTGAACTTTTTGTTTGAAATATTGGTAGGCTGCTTGTTTACCTTTGGTTTCAATTGGTATAGTTACACCTTGCATGAATGTAAGGTAAACCGATTTCATATCTTCTGAGAAAAGGTAGACCAGGTACTCGCCTTGGCGTGTTGTCTCTGTGATACGTTTATCCATAATGGCGATCCATGGAATCGTTGCCCAATTTCCTTGTCCCACTGACCCAGTGATCTTTAACTCGGAATGGATAAATGGCAACTTTCTCAGCCTGGCTGGTATCTGTTGTCGTATGAGATTGCCCAGTCTGTGTCCTGCAAACGTTTCTTTTTTTGCAGTTATGTAGGTTGATAAAATATCAGATAGCGCATCTTTTATAGAGAAGCTTACTGAGTTCAGCTCATTATAGTAGTTTTCTAATTCGGTTTGAGCTAAAGTATAAAGTTCTCTTAGAACATCATCTGACCAGGAATCGTATAGTTGTTTCTTAAAACCGATGGATTCATTATTTTGTTCCAAAATAGAGGATAGTGCTGAAATTGGTGTGGTAATGACAGACTGCACATTAATGACTGTCATACTTCCCCAGCTGGTTCCCGCTTTTTCCGGTGGCTGATCGACTATTAGGCCATTTGATTCTCTTTCTTGTAGTAGCGAAAGAAAGCGTTGTTTTAAATTTAGTAGAGAGACTACTTTCAGTCCGGTTGCTTGCATCTCAGTTAATAGTGCTAGAATAAGCACCATTTTGTAGGATTTCTGTTTATTAGAAAATATACTTGAAAGTTCTGTAGGCAGAGTCAATTCGATCACCTGTTTTGTGAAATAGAGTTTTGAAGAATTTATCATAAAACTTCGATGTTAGTATTATTCATTCGACAAACAGTAAATGAATGCCTGCAATTACTTGTTTTAGACAGTAAGCTCAAATAAAAGAGACTACCCGTTTTACACTGGTACTCTCTTTTTTATACGCTAGTTAGGTCACCTCAAATGAGTTACACATTCCACACACGTCTCGAATTTAAACCACTTCCACTAAAACATGCTTATTTATTTTACTTTATGCTAAGTCCAATACGGCTCTAATGATGGATGTTCTTGAATATAGATGCCAATAAATTATCTTCCATCACTTCCTCTTTATTTCATCTAAAGTCTTACCGTTTCTGTCCTTCCAATCAATCCAACCATTGGATCTTCTTGCTAGAATAACACCCGCTGCTGCACTCGGAGAGGCAAAGATATGATCTTGAGTAAAGACCAAAACTAATTCATTCCTTCTAAGAATTCCCGACTCAATAAGTTTTTGTCTCATACCAACAATCCAAGGACCTGCGGTCGGAGTTTCGGTTAGATTAGCCTTAGAACCTTTAAATACCACTAAACCCTCATCTGTATATTGGCCCTCAGAATACGCATCTTTACCCTTACATATTAATGCCTCAGACTTGTCAATCGAGTTTGCTAGCCCTTCAAATATAGGAAACCCTAAAGTTGCAATAAGTATTTTTGCTGTTTCATAACTATCCATTAAATCAGCTTCCATTGCTTCGGTAATGAATGATTTGGTTGGAATGGTGCTATTGTCAATTATGTACCTGTTGTTTTCGATTGCCTTCGTATAACAATGCCACTCTAAAAATTTAACGTGCGACTTAGTAAAACTGTTGGTTTTCGAAATCAACACTATTGCTGCATTCCAGAAGTCCTTGTTTTGATTGTGTTGTTTCAGTCTGTGATAACAATCTTCCGCCTCACCAACATATACAACGGGTTTTAGTCTATCGTCCGAGTCCCCGAAAAGGAAATAAACGCCGACGTTCTTTATTTCATTACGCGACTCTGTTTCTTTAAGTTTGTTTCTAGGTATGTAGATAGCCTGAATAGTTCTACTTGTTATCTCTGCAATCTTTATACTTCTTGGCGAACCATCAGGGAGGAAAATTTGAATAGTCTTTGGATGGTTGTCCATATATATATCACCTTTCTGACTTTTTGTTATACTTTTAAGAAAGATTGTGGAAAATTGTGGTCTTTCCTAATCATATAACATGAAAAACCCTACTACAACAAAGTAAGTAGGGCAATACTTTCCACATGCACCGTATGCGGAAACATATCCACCGGCTGCGCCTCGACGACGCCGTACCCGCCATCGACGAGCACGCGCAAGTCGCGCGCGAGTGTCGACGCGCTGCACGACACGTACACGATGCGCCGCGGCTGCAGCTCGAGGATCGTCGCGAGCAGCGCCGGATCGCAGCCCTTGCGGGGCGGGTCCACCACGATCACGTCGGGCCGAACGCCCTGACGTGTCCACTCGGGGAGGACCACTTCCGCTGGGCCTGCCTCGAAGTGCACGTTCGTCATGCCGTTTAACTCGGCATTCTTCCGTGCATCCGAGATCGCCTCCTCGACGATCTCGACCCCGTACACCTGTCCCGCCTTCTGGGCGAGGAACAGGGAGATCGTGCCGATGCCGCAGTAGGCATCGACCACCGTCTCGCCGCCTGTTAGCGCGGCGTACTCTAGTGCCTTCCCGTACAGCACTTCCGTTTGGACGGGGTTCACTTGATAGAAAGATCGCGCGGAAATGGCAAATTTCACATCGCCGATATAGTCATAGATAACCTCGCTGCCCCACAGGACGCGAGTCTCATCCCCAAAAATAACATTGGTCTGTTTCACATTAATGTTATGGCAAATGCTTTTCACGCCGGGCAATGCGGCACGAATGCCAGCAACCCACTCCGCTACGCGAGGAATCTCGGCGCCATTAGTCACTAGCACGACCATGATCTCGCCCGTGCGGAAGCCGACTTTGACGACGACGTGGCGAAGCAGTCCGTCATTACGCTCTTCATTATAAGCGCGAATTCCAAGTCGCGCGCCGATCTCTTTCACACGAGCAACGACTTCATCGTTCGACTCATGTTGGATCAAACACTCATCCATATTGATGATGCGATGGCTTCCATGAGCATAAAATCCGCCAATGAGGCCGCCCTGCTCTTCCCCAAAAGGAACCTGCGCCTTGTTCCGATACCGCCACGGATCGGTCATCCCCAACGTAGGATGGACAACAATCCCTTCATCTGAAGCACCAGCATCAAGATGACCTATTGTTGGCTCCCCCGCAACCTGCAGCTTCCCAATACGTTGCAAATTATCCACCACCTGCTGGCGCTTCACGCGAAGCTGCCGCCTCATAGCTCAAATGCTGCAGCTGACAGCCGCCGCATTCCTCATATATCCCACAATCCGGCTTAACCCGATCCGGACTAACTTCCAGCACTTCCACAAGCGCAGCATATCCATACTGCTTCTTCAAATGCTCCACCCGCACAAGCGCACGCTCACCAGGCAGCGCACCAGCGACAAAAAGGGTAAAACCGTTCACACGGCCTACCCCTTCGCCATCATGGCTGATCCCAATGATCTCAGCCTCATATTGCTGCCCGATCTGCACCGGCAGATCCGCCATCCAAGCCGGAGCCGCCTTCTGGGCGGAATTCCCTATCTTTCCAGAACTCCTTGTCTTCCCAGTCCTTCCGGAATTCCCGGACTTCGCCGTCTTCCCAAAATTCCCATTTCCTCTATGTTTACCTGACACTGAGCCAGAACTACCTTTTGCTTTCATATGACCCTCACTTTACTCAATCCCTATTACTTAATCTACCTAGGCCAGGCGCAGCACGCAGGGGGTACGTTTTACCCCACCCTACTCAAGCTTCTCCTGCTCCTCATCCCCATGACCCTGCCCATTCCCTTTCAAATGAAACGGCGTGGTCAACGTCTCTAAAAACGTCTTCTTATAAATCGACTGCCCCGACTGATCCACAACAATCTGCAAATGACTCTTCAAATTCGTCATCACACAAGGCAGCGTCCCCCCGAATTCCCCATCCAGATTCAACTGGACGTAGTCCGGCGAATTAATCTCAATGTGATTCGTTTGGAAATAAATCAGATTCGGATCGCTCAAATGCTCGCCGCGCAGTGCGAGCGTAACCACTCTTATGAACTCTGCAAGATTACACTTGCGCAAGATCAATACATCAAAAAGTCCATCATTCATACTCGCTTCCGGAGCCAGCTTCTCGAAGCCGCCAACAGAGTTAGAGTTGCCAACGAGGAACATCATGACTTCCTCATGAAATTCCTTGTCGCCTGCCTTGACATACAGATCTATGGGCTTCAGCCTAGGCAGCTTCTCGAGTCCCTTCATATAATAGGCCAACTGGCCGATCATGGTCTTGAGCTTGCTTGGGACTTCGTACGTCAGCTCGGTCAGCGAGCCGCCGCCGGCGATATTAATGAAGTAGCGGTTATTGATTTTGCCTACATCGATGTCGGTTGTGTACTGCTGCACGATCAGGTCGCAGGCGTACTCCAAATTCTTAGGAATGCCGAGCGCCCGGGCAAAATCGTTGGTCGTTCCCAGCGGCAAAATGCCAAGTGGGGGCCTGCCCTCTCTCTCGGCCATGCCGTTGACGACTTCACACAGGGTGCCGTCTCCGCCTGCAGCGATGATCAGATCGAAGCCTCGACTAACGGCATGTGCCGCTGCGAGTGTTGCGTCGCCTTCACCGATGGTAGCGTGAGTGGATGTTTCGAAACCACCGCGCTCCAGGCGCTGAAGGATCTCTGGCAAACGCTTTTTCATTTCTTCCCGGCCAGAAGTCGGATTAT is drawn from Paenibacillus sp. V4I7 and contains these coding sequences:
- a CDS encoding Fic family protein → MTFGKIDLLKSELDELRPLPAAAVRNLEQVYRVEWTYNSNAIEGNTLTLLETKLVLEEGLTIGGKKLREHFEVVNHSEAIYYVQDVVNRNMELTEYVIKSIHHLVLKNIDDENAGRYRMINVLISGSGHTPPNFSVLAEKMEQLIQWYDEHKDKLHPVELAAEFHFRFVYIHPFSDGNGRTARLLMNLILMKYGFPPAIVKAANDARLKYYETLELASMGKNLKPFVQLIAECVEDSLQKYIGAVK
- a CDS encoding HRDC domain-containing protein; translated protein: MITIISKFEIDFKLESEHSQYLDLCQKYNDKANQYDLAEKDMYDIASLLIKLNTPIDMDFEAKYQLSTNNVQRRNEDTLREELTTFRLQTSREEQIKAYYIFNNAEMDDMIAKYPRTENELLEVKGFGKVKVGKYGSAILNIFNG
- a CDS encoding restriction endonuclease-like protein; translation: MALPHTGSLNQSTELLRIETNLFNLYIQGKPFHPTVETLNLHRNVDEEWVDAHFHAAPLVDSLVIDSISVFSLENRAMTTWSSGEVCTPTFYETQAYELVIEKKADIALTFYHDNIHVRQAIKPLGKMILSGILNFQNEVGLSELELRLNGEAIFRLQLEIFPSKIDYKNDYQMILNDVNEQIYNLSFDFLRKTYNLTGLKETNHQSLTEYFTILQHVFTQLVQAVERIKLSPHSKLQSENRLVDAARVKRAGKENIAFLNKRPHLLAKDPVNGVIQVEGQRFTPTHLLETRRHVHYDTAENRFVKWVLLRIGQKLKDVKTRLAQKSRVEDPNLTKKLNLMQSQVQRLLQHDFLDVGEMRQLSISLVLQMASGYREVYRYYLMLLKGLSIQNDLFRLSMKDLAQLYEYWCFLKIHHLLSKKYELLKQDIIKINRSGLFVTLDKSQQAKMVYKNPLNGEIFTLFYNALPKGDRSPTLSQRPDNVLTLKKNDAAAEYKYIFDAKYRINPAYEGTPYFERYRMPGPEEDDINTMHRYRDAIVYSEGQGKEYERSMFGAYVLFPYHDEERFQLHKFYKSVELINIGAFPFLPNSTSLMEKFLDEIIMDSPERAYERTTRPRGTKEYYGNKLSGKNVLVGALSKKSQLDDALEHGFYHTPLRSITDHKVLTRLEFVALYQSIRLFGADDAGISWYGRVREWKVVPRSAITAIPSSRGATDELYVVFGVGEWVKREKAIVAAGHGIYRILYTTDYMLNRAKEVSELRLETEEELQEWREKRRVGKVRVTLDREHLDLGSSVLGIDLE
- a CDS encoding MrcB family domain-containing protein — translated: MTVINVQSVITTPISALSSILEQNNESIGFKKQLYDSWSDDVLRELYTLAQTELENYYNELNSVSFSIKDALSDILSTYITAKKETFAGHRLGNLIRQQIPARLRKLPFIHSELKITGSVGQGNWATIPWIAIMDKRITETTRQGEYLVYLFSEDMKSVYLTFMQGVTIPIETKGKQAAYQYFKQKVQGIRHLLPLEGMVKDAAIYLTSGGLGQDYQVSTVAYYRYDSEHLPYDEQLIADLNNAVTNYNEYVNKVLNQNDEPEQMISFNYTISHLYAGQGILKYLYDHRPNAISLDQLISNQGTVLLSGDDVKHPKERVRHLGRALQDLGLLSINENQFSLTDLGQEYANHFNENKWTLSDTQVRLIRDQLNNAEGQTPLVRSINKAIEICKELGSFTLDQFAPMFINALGMLQTWGEVTQKQRSIFMLNWLEILKFVIKSGQQYTYIEWEETPLVDALTVIERIATIKNFIASKGFMYPDHWIENFFLSLKAKPFVILAGVSGTGKTKLMKLFAEAVGATASNGQFSLIPVRPDWSDPSDLLGYKDLSGVFRPGKLTEVLVEASKPSNQHKPYFICLDEMNLARVEHYFSDLLSVLETQEWDNHRIVTTPLIHRDSLQNESDKQVYGNLHLPDNVYIVGTVNMDETTHPFSKKVLDRANTIEFNYIDLGQYPTGEGMPASEGAAVPPNSLLRSEYLQLVDVYRDYKQLTEETTELLVEINGILEQIHSHVGFRIRDAVCFYMIYNDRFALLSKEAAFDMQLLQKILPRIQGSNSSVKKALLQLMQVAQDRSLPITEYMEDASKLYLSPETLAASKYPQSARKIAFMLRRLEEDGFTSYWLS
- a CDS encoding GIY-YIG nuclease family protein, coding for MDNHPKTIQIFLPDGSPRSIKIAEITSRTIQAIYIPRNKLKETESRNEIKNVGVYFLFGDSDDRLKPVVYVGEAEDCYHRLKQHNQNKDFWNAAIVLISKTNSFTKSHVKFLEWHCYTKAIENNRYIIDNSTIPTKSFITEAMEADLMDSYETAKILIATLGFPIFEGLANSIDKSEALICKGKDAYSEGQYTDEGLVVFKGSKANLTETPTAGPWIVGMRQKLIESGILRRNELVLVFTQDHIFASPSAAAGVILARRSNGWIDWKDRNGKTLDEIKRK
- a CDS encoding diacylglycerol kinase — its product is MVKRARLIYNPTSGREEMKKRLPEILQRLERGGFETSTHATIGEGDATLAAAHAVSRGFDLIIAAGGDGTLCEVVNGMAEREGRPPLGILPLGTTNDFARALGIPKNLEYACDLIVQQYTTDIDVGKINNRYFINIAGGGSLTELTYEVPSKLKTMIGQLAYYMKGLEKLPRLKPIDLYVKAGDKEFHEEVMMFLVGNSNSVGGFEKLAPEASMNDGLFDVLILRKCNLAEFIRVVTLALRGEHLSDPNLIYFQTNHIEINSPDYVQLNLDGEFGGTLPCVMTNLKSHLQIVVDQSGQSIYKKTFLETLTTPFHLKGNGQGHGDEEQEKLE